A single region of the Pseudalkalibacillus berkeleyi genome encodes:
- a CDS encoding peptidoglycan DD-metalloendopeptidase family protein gives MGIRNSQKHKETIIQKVMILTLFTFALGLFGFSANTYASDDRFELIKTVYHVYVDGEEIGIVDEKSVVEDTKKQMINKAEDRFKDIQLTVNEDIQYVPERIFNPEINNKAMKEKLADKLTIGVMGVKVSFDGKTLGHFKTKEEAEKIIEELKLQHISEDTLNSLKKQAVTNTSDIKTISLSTKEKEEDKQEKDQIKSVSFDKRVDITATKVTIDELIDQEKALSIFKKGILKTKVHEVKEDESAEEVAEQYDLTMDEFYELNPGLKKKENLKEGQKVYVTEYAPFAKVIVKENVTKEHTIEHKSEVKKDDKMPKGDSKIEQSGKDGKKRVQYEVTKVNGKVAEEKVLSEEILSEPVTEIKLEGTKIIPSRGTGSFHWPTVGGYISSKKGQRWGRSHKGIDIARPSSRSILAVDNGTVSSAGFNSGGYGNRIIINHNNGFKSVYAHLASMNVKVGQTVKKGQKIGVMGSTGNSTGVHLHFELYKNGSLLNPLKYISQ, from the coding sequence ATGGGGATCAGGAATTCACAAAAGCATAAAGAAACTATTATACAAAAAGTCATGATACTTACTTTATTCACTTTCGCACTAGGATTGTTCGGATTTAGTGCCAACACGTACGCGTCAGATGACCGTTTCGAATTAATTAAGACAGTCTATCATGTGTATGTCGATGGTGAAGAAATAGGAATAGTAGATGAAAAGAGTGTCGTTGAGGACACGAAAAAACAGATGATCAATAAGGCTGAAGATCGTTTCAAGGATATACAACTTACTGTAAATGAAGATATTCAGTACGTCCCTGAAAGAATCTTTAATCCTGAGATAAACAATAAAGCAATGAAAGAGAAGCTAGCTGACAAGCTCACTATTGGAGTAATGGGTGTCAAAGTTTCTTTTGATGGAAAAACGCTCGGTCACTTCAAAACGAAAGAAGAGGCTGAGAAAATAATTGAAGAACTGAAGCTGCAACACATTAGTGAAGACACACTTAATAGCCTTAAAAAGCAAGCTGTAACGAACACAAGCGATATTAAGACAATCTCACTATCTACGAAAGAAAAAGAAGAAGATAAGCAAGAAAAAGATCAAATTAAGAGTGTTTCATTCGATAAGCGTGTAGACATTACAGCTACTAAAGTGACGATAGATGAATTGATTGACCAAGAGAAAGCACTTTCTATCTTCAAAAAAGGGATACTTAAGACAAAAGTTCATGAAGTTAAAGAAGATGAATCTGCTGAGGAAGTAGCAGAGCAATATGATTTAACAATGGACGAGTTCTATGAGTTAAATCCAGGCTTAAAGAAGAAAGAGAACTTAAAAGAAGGTCAGAAGGTGTATGTCACTGAATATGCGCCGTTTGCAAAGGTGATCGTTAAAGAGAATGTAACGAAAGAACATACCATTGAGCATAAGTCTGAAGTGAAAAAAGATGACAAAATGCCAAAAGGCGACAGCAAGATCGAACAATCAGGGAAAGACGGAAAGAAGCGAGTACAATACGAAGTTACCAAAGTAAATGGAAAAGTAGCAGAAGAGAAAGTATTGTCTGAAGAGATTCTTTCTGAACCCGTAACTGAAATTAAGCTAGAAGGTACTAAGATTATTCCTTCTAGAGGAACTGGATCATTCCACTGGCCGACGGTTGGAGGATATATCTCTAGTAAGAAGGGTCAGCGTTGGGGAAGATCACATAAAGGAATTGATATTGCTCGACCGAGTAGTCGCTCAATATTAGCAGTTGATAATGGAACAGTGTCTTCTGCTGGATTCAACAGTGGTGGTTATGGTAACCGGATCATTATTAATCATAACAACGGGTTTAAATCCGTTTATGCTCACTTGGCATCTATGAATGTTAAAGTTGGACAAACAGTCAAGAAAGGCCAAAAGATTGGCGTTATGGGATCTACTGGTAATTCTACTGGTGTTCACTTGCACTTTGAACTATATAAGAATGGTAGCTTATTGAACCCACTGAAATATATTAGTCAATAA
- a CDS encoding CapA family protein, with protein sequence MKLLYGWIVTLSLLVIVSSCSSSVLNTVSNPASSTPKQSNEGKKSESLPNKEQNAEPIEDDAITLSFTGDILLDGTVGEAIKKHGPDYPFEKVSPILSRADLTIGNLETSVSTRGVPVDKSYTFRSTPESLNGLVNAGYDMVSLANNHTLDYGSEALYDTMDHLNAKGIGYSGAGRNSEEAFKAYYKTVKGKKIAILGLSRVLPFADWASTDNREGLASAYTDEPMMHYVREAVNNADYTFIYIHWNKERADYPEDYARELARKFIDAGVSGVIGSHSHSLMGIEYYKGAPIYYSLGNFVFTNSHNPKGHESMIADFKIEDDQISTEIKPLNIIDFQPQPIDEFYNQFLIDKINRLSYNVQINENGEVKETSQ encoded by the coding sequence ATGAAGTTACTATATGGATGGATTGTTACTTTGTCATTGTTGGTTATTGTTTCTAGTTGTTCTTCCTCTGTTTTGAATACGGTGAGTAATCCTGCGTCATCTACACCTAAACAATCGAATGAAGGTAAGAAGAGTGAATCCTTACCTAATAAAGAACAAAATGCTGAACCTATAGAAGATGACGCGATCACCCTTTCGTTTACCGGAGACATTTTATTAGACGGGACTGTTGGTGAAGCAATAAAGAAACACGGACCTGACTATCCTTTTGAAAAAGTAAGCCCGATCTTAAGTAGAGCCGACCTCACAATCGGGAACTTAGAAACATCCGTTTCGACAAGAGGGGTACCTGTCGATAAGTCATACACGTTCCGATCAACACCAGAATCACTAAACGGACTGGTGAATGCAGGGTACGATATGGTCAGCTTAGCAAATAACCATACACTCGATTATGGTTCGGAAGCTTTATATGACACGATGGATCATTTAAATGCAAAAGGCATCGGATACAGTGGAGCTGGTCGAAATTCTGAAGAAGCCTTTAAAGCCTATTACAAAACGGTAAAAGGAAAAAAGATCGCCATCTTAGGCTTAAGTCGTGTTTTACCTTTTGCTGATTGGGCTTCGACAGACAATCGTGAAGGTCTGGCATCTGCTTATACGGACGAACCGATGATGCATTATGTGAGGGAAGCAGTGAACAACGCAGATTATACATTTATTTATATCCATTGGAACAAAGAGAGAGCAGACTATCCTGAAGACTATGCTCGTGAGCTCGCAAGGAAGTTTATTGATGCCGGCGTGTCTGGTGTCATCGGTAGTCATAGTCACTCACTAATGGGAATCGAGTATTACAAAGGGGCGCCTATATACTACAGCTTAGGCAACTTCGTTTTCACGAATTCTCATAATCCAAAAGGTCATGAATCAATGATTGCAGATTTTAAGATTGAGGACGATCAAATTTCAACTGAGATCAAACCACTGAATATCATTGATTTCCAGCCGCAGCCAATAGATGAATTTTATAATCAATTTCTGATCGATAAAATAAATCGCCTTTCATATAACGTACAAATCAATGAAAATGGCGAAGTGAAGGAAACTTCTCAATAA
- a CDS encoding YybS family protein, whose product MNQTRALTEGAILASLYAVLFLITLYVPILSAFTLFLLPLPFIVYTVRHGFKKSILLGIIAIVLSVILGSLAAINIPIMFGTVGVVLGALYQRKSSAFALLLGGTLAYLANLILIYVVSILFMDINLATLSQQSIKETIALTERVGGMMGGDVQESVEQLQELVTIIPYILPAFFILMAVVLAFITIFISSLVLKRLKVDQPEWKPFRNWSFPRSIMWYYLATILVFFTNPEEGSALYIVTMNLYLVLEIILVIQGLAFIYFYFWKKGKGKTFPVLITISLFIIPLGFYLVRILGIIDLGFDLRNRIKA is encoded by the coding sequence GTGAATCAAACACGCGCACTAACTGAAGGGGCTATACTGGCATCCCTTTATGCTGTATTATTTTTAATAACGCTTTATGTACCGATATTATCTGCGTTTACATTATTTTTATTACCATTACCTTTTATTGTTTATACAGTGAGACATGGATTCAAAAAGAGTATATTACTCGGCATCATAGCGATCGTTTTGTCTGTTATTCTCGGTAGTTTAGCAGCTATTAACATACCGATTATGTTCGGTACGGTCGGAGTTGTATTAGGTGCGCTCTACCAAAGGAAAAGTTCTGCTTTTGCTTTGCTGTTAGGGGGGACGCTAGCTTATTTAGCGAACTTAATCCTCATTTACGTCGTTAGTATTTTGTTTATGGATATTAATCTTGCAACCTTATCCCAGCAATCTATTAAGGAGACGATTGCACTTACTGAGCGCGTTGGTGGCATGATGGGAGGAGACGTACAAGAGAGTGTCGAACAATTACAAGAATTAGTCACGATTATCCCTTATATACTCCCGGCATTTTTTATTCTAATGGCAGTAGTTCTCGCTTTTATAACGATCTTTATTTCGTCTTTAGTGCTCAAAAGATTAAAAGTCGACCAACCGGAATGGAAGCCGTTCCGTAACTGGTCTTTTCCAAGGAGTATCATGTGGTACTATCTTGCAACGATTTTAGTCTTTTTTACTAATCCGGAAGAAGGTTCTGCCTTATATATCGTTACAATGAATTTATATCTTGTCCTCGAAATCATACTCGTTATTCAAGGGCTAGCGTTTATATATTTTTATTTTTGGAAGAAGGGGAAAGGAAAGACCTTCCCTGTACTGATTACCATTTCGCTATTTATCATACCGCTAGGATTTTATCTCGTACGTATCTTAGGTATAATTGACCTAGGGTTTGATTTAAGAAATCGGATTAAAGCCTGA
- the yycF gene encoding response regulator YycF, whose translation MEKKILVVDDEKPIADILQFNLEKEGFEVICAYDGATAIEKAEEEKPDMILLDIMLPQKDGMEVCREIRKKYDMPIIMLTAKDSEIDKVLGLELGADDYVTKPFSTRELIARVKANMRRHQTEGEKDGIDSTSEIKIGALTIHPEAYLVTKRGDTIELTHREFELLHYMAKHTGQVMTREHLLQTVWGYDYFGDVRTVDVTVRRLREKVEDNPSHPMWIITRRGVGYYLRNPDQE comes from the coding sequence ATGGAAAAGAAAATCTTAGTAGTAGACGATGAAAAACCGATTGCGGATATTTTGCAATTTAACTTAGAAAAAGAGGGCTTTGAAGTTATTTGTGCTTATGATGGAGCAACAGCTATTGAAAAAGCAGAAGAGGAAAAGCCTGACATGATTCTACTAGATATCATGCTGCCTCAAAAGGACGGAATGGAAGTATGCCGAGAGATTCGCAAAAAGTATGATATGCCAATTATCATGCTAACTGCTAAGGACTCAGAAATTGATAAGGTTCTCGGACTTGAGTTAGGTGCAGATGATTATGTGACGAAGCCATTCAGTACACGTGAGTTAATTGCGCGTGTCAAAGCTAACATGAGACGTCACCAAACTGAAGGTGAAAAAGACGGAATTGATTCTACAAGTGAGATTAAAATTGGTGCACTTACAATTCACCCCGAAGCTTATTTGGTAACCAAGCGCGGTGACACAATTGAATTGACACACCGTGAATTTGAGTTGCTTCATTATATGGCAAAACATACCGGACAAGTCATGACACGTGAGCACCTTCTACAAACCGTTTGGGGTTACGACTATTTTGGTGACGTACGTACAGTTGACGTTACGGTCCGCCGACTTAGAGAGAAAGTGGAGGACAATCCGAGTCATCCAATGTGGATCATTACAAGACGTGGAGTAGGGTATTACTTAAGAAATCCAGACCAGGAGTAG
- a CDS encoding adenylosuccinate synthase has protein sequence MSSVVVVGTQWGDEGKGKITDYLSQEAEVIARYQGGNNAGHTIVFNGKKYKLHLIPSGIFFEDKICVIGNGMVIDPKALVEELKYLHDKGVSTDNLRISNRAHVILPYHLKLDILEEESKGENKIGTTKKGIGPAYMDKAARTGIRIADLLDKEEFAEKLDRNLREKNRLFEKVYEVDGLKLEDILEEYYEYGQQIAKYVGDTSVTLNDALDNGRRVLFEGAQGVMLDIDQGTYPFVTSSNPIAGGVTIGSGVGPSKIHHVVGVSKAYTTRVGDGPFPTELHDEVGNQIREVGNEYGTTTGRPRRVGWFDSVVVRHAQRVSGITDLSLNSIDVLTGIETLKICTSYQYKGEIIEEFPASLKVLAQCEPVYEEMPGWNEDITGVRSLDELPENARHYVERISQLTGIPLSIFSVGPDRKQTNKVRGVFSS, from the coding sequence ATGAGCTCTGTAGTCGTTGTAGGTACCCAGTGGGGAGACGAAGGAAAAGGAAAGATTACGGATTATTTATCACAAGAAGCGGAAGTCATTGCCCGCTATCAAGGTGGTAATAATGCCGGACATACGATTGTATTTAATGGAAAGAAATATAAACTACATTTAATCCCATCCGGCATTTTCTTTGAGGATAAGATTTGTGTCATCGGAAACGGAATGGTGATTGATCCGAAAGCGTTAGTAGAAGAACTGAAATATTTACATGACAAAGGTGTAAGTACAGATAATCTACGAATTAGTAATCGCGCGCATGTCATTCTTCCTTATCATTTAAAGCTTGATATTCTAGAAGAAGAAAGCAAAGGCGAGAACAAAATCGGAACAACGAAAAAAGGAATCGGTCCTGCTTATATGGACAAGGCTGCACGTACAGGCATCCGAATTGCAGACTTACTTGATAAAGAAGAGTTTGCTGAGAAGCTTGATCGAAACCTACGTGAGAAGAACCGTCTTTTTGAAAAAGTGTATGAGGTTGATGGACTTAAGCTTGAAGATATCTTAGAAGAATATTACGAATATGGTCAGCAAATTGCTAAGTATGTTGGTGATACTTCAGTTACGTTGAACGATGCGCTAGATAACGGTCGACGAGTTTTGTTTGAAGGTGCACAAGGCGTCATGCTAGACATTGACCAAGGAACGTATCCATTTGTAACCTCTTCTAACCCAATTGCTGGAGGAGTAACGATCGGTTCAGGTGTTGGTCCATCAAAGATTCATCATGTTGTTGGCGTATCTAAAGCATATACGACACGCGTTGGTGACGGACCTTTCCCAACTGAGCTTCACGATGAAGTCGGTAACCAAATCCGTGAAGTCGGTAATGAATACGGAACAACAACAGGTCGCCCTCGACGAGTAGGTTGGTTTGACAGTGTTGTCGTTCGCCACGCTCAGCGCGTGAGCGGAATTACGGACCTTTCATTGAATTCGATTGATGTATTAACAGGAATCGAAACGTTGAAAATTTGTACGTCTTACCAATACAAAGGCGAAATTATTGAAGAGTTCCCAGCAAGCTTGAAGGTACTCGCGCAATGTGAGCCAGTATACGAAGAAATGCCAGGTTGGAATGAAGATATTACAGGTGTCCGCTCGTTAGACGAACTACCTGAAAATGCACGTCACTACGTAGAGAGAATTTCTCAGTTGACTGGCATTCCATTATCTATCTTCTCTGTCGGTCCAGACCGTAAACAAACAAATAAAGTAAGAGGCGTATTTTCTTCATAA
- the dnaB gene encoding replicative DNA helicase, translating to MSDLFSDRIPPHNIEAEQAVLGAVFLEPEALTTATELLMPEDFYRAAHQRIFSVMVDLSEKGEPIDLVTVTSELQDRRLLEEVGGVSYLSDLANSVPTAANIEYYGQIVEEKSLLRRLIRTATDIAADGYAREDEVEEILNEAEKNILEVAQRKNAGAFVNIKDVLVDAYDNIEQLQNNKGDITGIPTGFVELDRMTAGFQRNDLIIVAARPSVGKTAFALNIAQNVATKTDENVAIFSLEMGAEQLVMRMLCAEGNIDAQRLRTGDLQSEDWQKLTMAMGSLSNAGIYIDDTPGIRVSDIRAKCRRLKQEKGLGMILIDYMQLIRGNGKSGENRQQEVSEISRSLKGLARELEVPVISLSQLSRGVESRQDKRPMMSDIRESGSIEQDADIVAFLYRDDYYDKESEAKNIIEIIIAKQRNGPVGTVELAFVKEYNKFVNLERRHDESEMPPGA from the coding sequence ATGAGTGATTTATTCTCAGATCGTATCCCTCCTCACAATATAGAAGCAGAACAGGCAGTCCTAGGGGCTGTCTTTCTCGAGCCTGAAGCATTGACAACAGCTACAGAACTGTTGATGCCAGAAGATTTCTATCGTGCTGCCCATCAGCGGATTTTTTCGGTAATGGTCGATTTGTCCGAGAAAGGTGAACCGATTGATTTGGTTACGGTAACGTCTGAACTACAGGATCGGAGGCTTCTAGAGGAAGTTGGAGGCGTATCCTACCTTAGTGACTTGGCGAACTCAGTGCCTACAGCTGCTAACATAGAGTACTATGGACAAATTGTGGAGGAGAAATCGTTATTACGACGATTAATCCGTACAGCGACCGATATAGCCGCAGATGGTTACGCCCGTGAAGATGAAGTTGAAGAGATTTTAAATGAAGCGGAGAAAAATATACTTGAAGTAGCACAACGAAAGAACGCAGGCGCATTTGTAAACATTAAAGATGTGCTCGTTGATGCTTACGATAATATTGAACAGCTTCAAAATAATAAAGGTGACATTACGGGTATTCCGACAGGGTTCGTAGAGCTAGACCGAATGACGGCTGGTTTCCAACGAAATGATTTAATTATCGTCGCTGCACGACCTTCTGTAGGTAAGACAGCCTTTGCCTTGAATATCGCTCAAAACGTCGCCACGAAAACAGATGAGAACGTCGCGATCTTCAGTTTAGAGATGGGTGCAGAGCAGCTCGTTATGCGTATGCTTTGTGCAGAGGGCAATATTGACGCCCAACGTCTACGTACAGGTGACCTACAAAGTGAAGACTGGCAGAAGCTAACGATGGCAATGGGAAGCCTATCTAACGCTGGTATTTATATCGATGATACACCAGGCATTCGGGTCAGTGATATTCGAGCGAAATGCCGCCGTTTGAAACAGGAAAAAGGGCTCGGTATGATTTTAATTGACTACATGCAGCTCATTCGCGGTAATGGCAAGTCCGGTGAGAACAGACAACAGGAAGTTTCTGAAATCTCACGTTCATTAAAAGGTTTAGCTCGTGAGCTAGAAGTTCCCGTTATATCCCTATCTCAGTTATCACGTGGTGTTGAATCGAGACAAGATAAACGTCCGATGATGTCCGATATTCGTGAATCCGGAAGTATTGAGCAGGATGCCGATATCGTCGCTTTCTTATATCGTGATGATTATTACGACAAAGAGAGTGAAGCGAAGAATATTATTGAGATCATCATTGCGAAGCAACGTAACGGTCCAGTTGGAACTGTCGAGCTCGCCTTTGTGAAAGAATACAATAAGTTCGTAAACCTAGAACGCCGCCATGATGAAAGCGAAATGCCACCTGGCGCATAA
- a CDS encoding DHH family phosphoesterase — MPKYFEKRWQDLHIILLLVILAVFIGIITFYNWIVGIVAFVVLSATIYFALIKEIEFRSKIEDYISTLSHRVKKVGEEALMEMPIGIILYNDQYKIDWTNPYLTTIIEQESFIGNSLNLISEELIPFIKGEEKEEIIKVNKRKYRVYLKREERLLYFSDVTEQVETEQLYDEEQTVMGLIFLDNYDEVTQGMNDQVRSNINSKVTSILNQWANNYGIFLKRTSSERFVAVLNQRILSDLEKTKFALLDEVRDLTSKQNIPLTLSIGLGSGSAHLPDLGQLAQSSLDLALGRGGDQVAIKQTNGKVRFYGGKTNPMEKRTRVRARVISHALTELVLDSDQVIVMGHKNPDMDAIGASIGILKVASINDKPGSIVLDQNDVDIGIQRLLEEIKEEEELWDHFITPEEALERATPNTLLVVVDTHKPSLVIEEKLLNKLEKVIVIDHHRRGEEFINDPVLVYMEPYASSTAELVTELLEYQPKLRKMDILEATALLAGIIVDTKSFTLRTGSRTFDAASYLRSHGADTILVQKFLKEDIARYMKRSRLIENAAIYKGGIAIALGEEDEEYGQVLIAQAADTLLSMSGVLASFVISKRIDDKISISARSLGDVNVQLIMEKLNGGGHLTNAAAQLEDVTIAEAERRLKEILDEYFEGGDEE; from the coding sequence ATGCCAAAGTATTTTGAGAAAAGGTGGCAAGACTTACATATCATCTTGTTACTTGTCATCTTGGCTGTATTTATTGGCATCATTACCTTTTATAATTGGATTGTCGGAATCGTTGCTTTTGTCGTCTTAAGCGCAACGATTTATTTTGCTTTGATTAAAGAAATTGAATTCCGATCCAAGATTGAGGATTATATATCTACATTGTCCCACCGAGTGAAAAAGGTTGGGGAAGAAGCATTAATGGAAATGCCGATTGGAATTATTTTATATAATGACCAGTATAAGATCGACTGGACGAATCCTTATTTAACGACAATCATCGAACAGGAGTCGTTTATAGGGAACTCACTGAACTTGATTTCTGAAGAACTGATCCCTTTTATTAAAGGTGAAGAGAAAGAAGAGATCATAAAAGTTAATAAAAGGAAGTACCGAGTCTATTTAAAACGGGAAGAACGTTTGTTATATTTTTCAGATGTAACCGAACAAGTAGAAACGGAACAACTTTACGATGAGGAACAAACGGTCATGGGTCTGATTTTCCTTGATAATTATGATGAAGTGACGCAAGGAATGAATGACCAAGTACGAAGTAATATCAATAGCAAGGTGACCTCCATCTTAAATCAATGGGCAAATAATTACGGAATCTTCTTGAAACGTACATCATCCGAACGATTTGTTGCGGTTTTGAACCAACGTATATTGTCAGACCTAGAGAAAACAAAATTCGCATTACTAGATGAAGTACGTGACCTAACGTCGAAGCAGAACATTCCTTTAACATTAAGTATTGGTCTTGGAAGTGGATCGGCTCATTTACCAGACTTAGGACAACTCGCTCAATCAAGTCTAGACTTAGCGCTTGGTCGTGGTGGTGACCAAGTAGCCATTAAGCAAACGAATGGTAAAGTACGTTTCTATGGCGGAAAGACCAATCCGATGGAAAAACGGACACGTGTGAGAGCCCGAGTTATTTCTCATGCATTGACGGAACTCGTGTTAGATAGTGATCAAGTCATTGTCATGGGTCATAAGAATCCGGACATGGATGCGATTGGTGCAAGTATAGGAATTTTAAAAGTCGCAAGTATTAATGATAAGCCTGGGAGCATCGTACTTGATCAAAATGATGTGGATATTGGTATTCAAAGGTTGCTTGAAGAGATAAAAGAAGAAGAAGAGCTTTGGGACCACTTCATCACACCAGAAGAAGCGCTAGAGCGAGCAACACCTAATACGCTGCTCGTCGTTGTAGATACTCATAAACCATCTCTTGTCATTGAAGAGAAATTATTAAATAAACTCGAGAAGGTGATTGTCATTGACCATCACCGAAGAGGAGAAGAATTCATTAACGATCCTGTTCTTGTTTACATGGAGCCGTATGCCTCTTCAACTGCAGAGCTCGTAACCGAATTACTTGAGTATCAACCAAAGCTTCGAAAGATGGACATTCTCGAAGCCACAGCTTTACTTGCAGGTATTATAGTGGATACGAAAAGCTTTACCCTTAGAACAGGATCAAGGACGTTTGACGCGGCCTCATACTTACGGTCACATGGTGCAGATACGATTCTTGTCCAGAAGTTCTTGAAGGAAGACATTGCGCGTTACATGAAACGCTCAAGGTTAATTGAGAACGCCGCTATATATAAAGGCGGTATTGCCATAGCGCTTGGTGAAGAAGACGAAGAATATGGCCAAGTGCTGATCGCTCAAGCTGCAGATACATTGTTATCCATGTCGGGTGTGCTTGCATCATTTGTCATTTCGAAACGAATTGATGATAAAATTAGTATAAGTGCACGTTCATTAGGCGATGTGAATGTACAATTGATCATGGAAAAGTTGAATGGCGGTGGTCATTTGACGAATGCAGCGGCACAATTAGAAGATGTAACAATAGCAGAAGCGGAACGACGCTTAAAAGAAATATTAGATGAATATTTTGAAGGGGGAGACGAGGAATGA
- the rplI gene encoding 50S ribosomal protein L9: MKVIFMKDVKGKGKQGEVKNVSEGYARNYLFPNNLAKEANKGNMKSLEKKKESEEKQAEEERIQAVELKNKLEKLTIELSTKAGEGGKLFGSITSKQIADELKKKKYKVDKRKIELSEPIRTLGYTNVPIKLHPEVTATLKVHVTEQK, translated from the coding sequence ATGAAAGTCATTTTCATGAAAGACGTAAAAGGAAAAGGAAAACAAGGGGAAGTGAAAAACGTTTCCGAAGGATATGCAAGAAACTACTTATTCCCAAACAACCTTGCGAAGGAAGCGAATAAAGGCAACATGAAGTCCCTTGAGAAAAAGAAAGAAAGTGAAGAAAAGCAAGCCGAAGAGGAACGCATCCAAGCTGTTGAGTTGAAAAATAAGCTTGAAAAATTAACGATTGAGCTTTCTACAAAAGCAGGAGAAGGCGGAAAATTATTCGGTTCCATTACAAGCAAGCAAATTGCTGATGAATTGAAAAAGAAGAAATATAAAGTGGATAAGCGTAAGATCGAACTTTCCGAACCTATCCGTACACTTGGATATACGAATGTTCCTATTAAACTCCACCCTGAAGTGACAGCAACGTTAAAGGTCCATGTCACTGAACAGAAGTAA
- a CDS encoding peptidase E — MVFLGVFILASQIIAMGGGGFSMEPENPLLDQYILNQTNVKKPKICFIPTASGDSDGYINRFMNAFRSLDCEPDYLSLYQPPQSIESFVMAQDILYVGGGNTKNLLALWRAWGLDTILYRAWKKGTILAGLSAGSICWFEQGLTDSIPGKITPITCLGFLNGSNCPHFDGETSRRPAYLDALSEGKIKEGIATDDGVALHYIDGTLKRIVSSRQEAYAYHMRLKDGNVIEDRLNPHYLG, encoded by the coding sequence ATGGTGTTTTTAGGAGTGTTTATATTGGCATCTCAAATCATCGCGATGGGTGGAGGCGGCTTTTCAATGGAACCGGAAAACCCCTTGCTCGATCAATACATATTAAATCAAACCAATGTTAAAAAGCCGAAAATCTGTTTCATTCCTACTGCTAGCGGCGATTCTGATGGTTATATCAATCGATTTATGAACGCATTCAGATCATTGGATTGTGAACCAGACTATCTTTCGTTGTATCAACCTCCTCAGTCGATAGAATCATTTGTAATGGCGCAAGACATCTTATATGTGGGAGGCGGCAACACGAAGAATCTTCTTGCGCTTTGGCGAGCTTGGGGACTAGACACGATCTTATATCGGGCCTGGAAAAAGGGAACAATCCTTGCAGGTTTGAGTGCTGGGTCAATATGTTGGTTTGAACAGGGTCTTACAGACTCAATCCCTGGGAAGATAACACCAATCACCTGTCTTGGTTTCTTAAATGGAAGTAACTGTCCGCATTTTGATGGGGAGACTTCAAGAAGACCCGCTTACCTTGATGCATTATCTGAAGGGAAAATAAAAGAAGGAATTGCTACGGATGATGGAGTAGCGCTTCATTATATTGACGGAACACTGAAAAGGATTGTTTCATCTAGACAAGAAGCGTATGCTTATCATATGAGATTAAAGGATGGAAACGTAATAGAAGATAGGTTAAATCCTCATTATCTCGGCTAA
- the rpsR gene encoding 30S ribosomal protein S18 produces the protein MARPRGRKRKKVCFFTVNQITYIDYKDIDLLKRFVSERGKILPRRVTGTSAKYQRQLTRAIKRARQMALLPYSAE, from the coding sequence ATGGCTCGACCTAGAGGTAGAAAGCGTAAAAAGGTTTGTTTCTTTACAGTGAACCAAATCACTTACATCGACTATAAGGACATTGATCTTCTTAAGCGTTTCGTTTCCGAGCGTGGAAAGATTCTTCCACGTCGTGTAACTGGAACTTCTGCGAAGTATCAACGACAATTGACTAGAGCAATTAAGCGTGCCCGTCAAATGGCATTGCTACCATACTCAGCAGAGTAG